A single Syntrophorhabdales bacterium DNA region contains:
- the nuoE gene encoding NADH-quinone oxidoreductase subunit NuoE, with protein MATKEQTKQEQSGNGFSNFKVELWKYQGEMGALIPLLQSAQETYGYIPESAIDHISEVVGIPSADIYGVITFYSQFRLKPMGKNIIKICDGTACHVNASTAILRTVEDELKLEGDETTEDGLFTVQKVACLGCCSLSPVLMINEETHGKLTPKKVTQLLKEYREDSKD; from the coding sequence ATGGCGACGAAAGAGCAGACTAAACAGGAACAGAGCGGCAACGGATTTTCCAATTTCAAAGTTGAGCTGTGGAAGTACCAGGGCGAAATGGGCGCCCTCATACCGCTTCTGCAGTCGGCCCAGGAAACGTACGGCTACATACCGGAATCAGCCATCGACCACATCAGCGAGGTCGTGGGTATTCCGTCTGCTGACATCTACGGAGTCATCACCTTCTATTCCCAATTCCGGCTCAAACCGATGGGAAAGAATATTATCAAGATTTGTGATGGCACTGCCTGTCACGTAAACGCATCCACTGCCATACTGCGAACGGTCGAAGACGAGTTGAAGCTCGAAGGTGACGAGACAACGGAAGACGGGCTCTTCACCGTGCAGAAAGTTGCCTGCCTGGGTTGCTGCTCGTTGTCACCCGTGCTCATGATCAACGAAGAAACACACGGAAAGCTGACACCGAAAAAAGTCACACAGCTGCTCAAAGAATACCGCGAGGACTCGAAAGACTAG
- a CDS encoding acyl-CoA dehydrogenase family protein produces the protein MELTSEQKDIVKAAREFAEAEFTDRAKEFDEKEEFDPAIWKRAAENGFIGSFIEEEYGGSGLGFLEHSLITEQFWRVDPGCGQSLCALSFGSEMIQAFGTKEQKKKYLPPIPAGEAIIGFAITEPDAGSDVTMIKTRAEKKGDKYVINGSKMFISNGCTAHFMLVYALTHPEERDVHKRFSIIVIETSMPGYEATKIHGKMGIRAANTAEVNLTGVEVPVTNVIGQEGRGFYQLMDFFNKTRNHVAAQGVGVAQGALEKAIFHVKQRKAFGGTLARLQGVQFKIAEMATRVEAARGLYWRSAYLLDKGKADAALISMAKWYAGDTAVYVTNEALQLHGGYGYIAEYDIQRFYRDAKIVEIYEGSKEVEKAVIASELLKRVF, from the coding sequence ATGGAACTTACATCGGAACAGAAAGATATCGTCAAGGCGGCCCGGGAGTTCGCAGAGGCGGAGTTCACGGATCGTGCAAAGGAATTTGATGAGAAGGAAGAGTTCGACCCTGCCATATGGAAACGTGCAGCCGAGAATGGTTTCATCGGAAGTTTTATCGAGGAAGAGTATGGTGGTTCAGGGTTGGGATTCCTTGAACACAGCCTCATTACAGAGCAGTTCTGGCGTGTGGACCCCGGTTGCGGGCAGAGCCTGTGCGCGCTCAGCTTCGGCTCCGAGATGATCCAGGCATTCGGAACAAAGGAACAGAAGAAGAAGTACCTGCCACCGATCCCCGCAGGTGAGGCGATCATCGGGTTTGCCATCACCGAGCCGGATGCAGGCAGTGATGTGACCATGATTAAGACCAGGGCAGAGAAAAAGGGAGACAAGTATGTGATCAACGGCTCCAAGATGTTCATCTCCAACGGCTGCACGGCGCATTTCATGCTCGTCTATGCTCTCACTCATCCCGAGGAACGGGATGTGCACAAGAGATTCAGTATTATTGTAATAGAGACGTCCATGCCCGGCTACGAGGCGACCAAGATACACGGCAAAATGGGTATAAGGGCTGCAAACACCGCGGAAGTCAATCTGACCGGCGTTGAAGTACCTGTAACAAATGTCATAGGGCAGGAAGGCCGTGGTTTCTATCAGCTCATGGATTTCTTTAATAAGACACGCAACCACGTGGCCGCTCAAGGAGTCGGCGTTGCCCAGGGAGCCCTCGAAAAAGCCATTTTTCATGTGAAACAGAGAAAGGCGTTCGGCGGCACGCTGGCACGGCTCCAGGGGGTGCAATTCAAGATCGCCGAAATGGCCACGAGGGTCGAGGCAGCGCGAGGCCTCTACTGGAGATCAGCCTATCTTCTGGATAAAGGTAAGGCCGACGCTGCTCTCATCTCGATGGCAAAATGGTATGCGGGAGACACTGCTGTTTACGTGACCAATGAAGCGCTGCAACTCCACGGAGGTTATGGGTATATCGCTGAGTACGATATCCAGCGATTCTACCGCGATGCCAAAATCGTTGAGATTTATGAGGGCTCCAAGGAAGTTGAAAAAGCAGTCATAGCGAGCGAACTTCTGAAGAGGGTCTTCTGA
- a CDS encoding response regulator, whose translation MEKKVLLIDDEASLRRHVTLGLMQQGYYTEPCENGMKGLETLNMFKRKNTPLDCAIVDVRLPDIDGIKLLKVIKLNYPQLPVIIITGHGDAAVEEAVKAERADGYLEKPFTMEELTELLEQVPTPAPAPKKEETTAPVQSYSAYALVTLDAKADILEAYRTLYFQENVLYCDAIRGDHDLMLLLQAETPEAIREVVDTKIKMVKGVTDITMLNVDSPMFGENVVDIIGSVDKALGREKEEGEVYSNQTARTRTSSYVLLEIEKEKLASIYPSLYFDDQVVYCDCTRGKYDIVLLMKGTSFAEIGNIVKNKFKQMDGVLRVKEWPIITLLEM comes from the coding sequence ATGGAAAAGAAAGTGTTACTAATCGACGACGAGGCATCTTTGAGAAGGCACGTGACCCTGGGTCTTATGCAACAAGGATACTACACCGAGCCGTGTGAGAATGGCATGAAGGGGTTGGAGACGCTCAACATGTTCAAGAGAAAGAACACCCCCCTGGACTGTGCCATAGTTGACGTGAGGCTCCCTGACATTGACGGTATCAAGCTACTGAAGGTGATAAAGCTGAACTATCCGCAACTGCCGGTCATTATCATTACCGGCCACGGCGACGCCGCAGTAGAAGAGGCAGTGAAAGCAGAGCGGGCTGATGGCTACCTGGAAAAACCGTTCACGATGGAAGAGCTGACCGAGCTGCTCGAGCAGGTACCCACACCGGCGCCAGCGCCCAAGAAAGAAGAGACGACGGCCCCGGTTCAGTCGTACAGCGCGTACGCCCTGGTGACACTCGATGCAAAGGCTGATATCCTTGAGGCATATCGGACCCTCTACTTCCAGGAGAACGTTCTGTACTGCGATGCCATCAGGGGAGACCACGACCTGATGCTTCTCCTGCAGGCTGAAACGCCCGAGGCGATTCGGGAAGTTGTCGATACGAAAATAAAGATGGTTAAAGGCGTGACCGATATAACGATGCTCAATGTGGATTCCCCCATGTTCGGAGAAAATGTGGTCGATATCATCGGCTCTGTTGATAAGGCTCTCGGCCGCGAAAAAGAAGAAGGTGAAGTTTACTCGAACCAGACAGCCCGGACCAGGACGTCATCCTATGTGCTGCTCGAAATCGAAAAAGAGAAGCTCGCCAGCATCTACCCATCCCTCTACTTCGATGACCAGGTTGTGTACTGCGACTGCACAAGGGGCAAATACGACATCGTACTGCTCATGAAAGGCACGAGCTTCGCAGAGATCGGCAATATTGTCAAGAACAAGTTCAAGCAGATGGACGGCGTGCTGAGAGTGAAGGAATGGCCTATAATCACGCTCCTTGAGATGTAA
- the nuoF gene encoding NADH-quinone oxidoreductase subunit NuoF, which produces MKTIKVGLGTCGVSAGAEKTFEAVKLEIEKQNIQVVLKETGCNGMCFREPLVEVIDESNHSFLYGDVTPEKAQRIMTEHVLGNTPVKEWVVQNSGPSGDDTFFQKQRRIVLRNCGVIDPNSLDEYIAVGGYEAIQKVLKEYTPEQVIEIITNSGLRGRGGGGFLSGVKWKFCRQSPGDKKYIICNADEGDPGAFMDRSTLESDPHSVLEGMMICAYAIGADEGYFYVRAEYPKAVQRLKHSIREALSRGFLGKKIFGSDFNFSVKIKEGAGAFVCGEETALIASIEGKRGMPRFRPPFPANKGLWGKPTNINNVETFANVPWIIMNGAEAFASMGTENSKGTKVFALAGKIARGGLAEVPMGITIKEIVYDIGGGIKDGKKFKAVQMGGPSGGCIPASMDDLQIDYQQINKTGAIMGSGGLVVMDETTCMVDMAKFFLRFTQDESCGKCTFCRIGTKRMLEVLERITDGKGNEKDIELLRDLAYQIKNNTICGLGQTAPNPVLTTLKYFPEEYEAHIREKKCPAHSCAALVSYTISPTACKGCAMCVKACPSEAIKGEKKKAHEINPELCVRCGKCYETCKFDAVIKD; this is translated from the coding sequence ATGAAGACGATCAAGGTAGGCCTAGGCACCTGTGGTGTATCCGCCGGCGCCGAAAAGACGTTTGAAGCGGTAAAACTGGAGATAGAGAAGCAGAATATCCAGGTCGTGCTCAAGGAGACAGGATGCAACGGGATGTGTTTTCGCGAACCGCTGGTGGAAGTGATCGACGAGTCCAACCACTCGTTCCTGTACGGCGATGTCACGCCGGAAAAGGCGCAACGCATCATGACGGAACACGTGCTCGGCAATACACCCGTGAAAGAGTGGGTCGTGCAGAACTCGGGGCCTTCCGGGGACGACACTTTTTTCCAAAAACAGCGGAGGATCGTTCTCAGAAACTGCGGGGTCATCGACCCAAATTCCCTGGATGAGTATATAGCTGTCGGGGGCTACGAGGCCATCCAAAAAGTATTGAAAGAATACACGCCTGAACAAGTGATAGAAATCATCACCAACTCCGGCCTGCGCGGCAGGGGCGGCGGCGGATTCTTAAGCGGCGTAAAATGGAAGTTCTGCCGCCAATCACCGGGTGACAAGAAGTACATCATCTGCAATGCGGACGAGGGCGACCCCGGAGCTTTCATGGACCGCAGTACCCTGGAGAGCGACCCTCACTCGGTACTGGAAGGCATGATGATCTGCGCCTATGCCATCGGCGCCGACGAGGGCTATTTCTACGTCAGAGCCGAATACCCGAAGGCTGTGCAGCGGCTGAAGCATTCCATCAGGGAAGCACTCAGCAGAGGATTCCTCGGAAAGAAGATCTTCGGCTCTGATTTCAATTTCTCCGTGAAAATCAAAGAGGGCGCTGGTGCTTTCGTCTGTGGCGAAGAAACCGCGCTCATCGCGTCAATCGAAGGCAAACGGGGCATGCCGCGGTTCAGGCCCCCCTTCCCCGCAAACAAAGGCCTTTGGGGCAAACCCACGAACATCAACAATGTGGAGACGTTCGCCAACGTTCCCTGGATCATCATGAACGGAGCAGAAGCCTTTGCCTCCATGGGAACCGAGAACAGCAAGGGCACTAAAGTGTTCGCTCTCGCAGGGAAGATCGCACGGGGCGGGCTGGCCGAAGTTCCTATGGGCATCACCATTAAAGAGATCGTCTATGATATCGGCGGCGGCATAAAGGACGGCAAGAAGTTTAAGGCGGTGCAGATGGGCGGACCTTCGGGAGGATGCATCCCTGCTTCCATGGACGACCTGCAGATAGACTACCAACAGATCAACAAGACAGGCGCCATCATGGGCTCCGGCGGCCTCGTCGTCATGGATGAGACCACGTGCATGGTCGACATGGCCAAGTTCTTCCTCCGTTTCACACAGGACGAATCCTGCGGCAAATGTACCTTCTGCAGAATCGGCACAAAGCGCATGCTCGAGGTACTCGAGAGGATCACCGACGGAAAAGGCAACGAAAAAGACATAGAGCTGCTCAGAGACCTTGCATATCAGATCAAGAATAATACCATCTGTGGTCTCGGACAGACAGCGCCAAACCCGGTTCTCACCACCTTGAAATACTTCCCTGAGGAATATGAGGCGCATATACGCGAAAAGAAGTGCCCGGCCCACAGCTGCGCGGCGCTGGTCAGTTACACGATAAGCCCTACTGCCTGTAAGGGATGCGCCATGTGTGTCAAGGCTTGCCCCTCCGAAGCCATTAAGGGAGAGAAGAAGAAGGCACACGAAATAAATCCGGAGCTTTGCGTCAGGTGCGGGAAGTGCTATGAAACGTGCAAGTTTGATGCAGTGATTAAGGATTAA